The following proteins are co-located in the Toxotes jaculatrix isolate fToxJac2 chromosome 9, fToxJac2.pri, whole genome shotgun sequence genome:
- the c18h3orf33 gene encoding protein C3orf33 homolog isoform X3, whose translation MHRENVNNMPESSRETETEAGVRDRQQREPGNQSSHNVVSVISQFADDNLTFVRNISTGLAIAGVLIIARSIKLITKFQAASEIPARFIERNVSLRGKVNSITEKGLEVEHIPIYLPVLSPLLSKHKGVELTPEGRVWLQKNLVPTQTVWLKLISREDDILHCLVSQNRQGSMWSYSMNEEVLLLGLARTAPIAVKPDSHLYWRLHKRLHRAEVKAEKKGRGLWKEDSLWERVSKAAKDSALYTLMRRIFKRT comes from the exons ATGCATCGagaaaatgtcaacaacatgccGGAGTCTtccagagaaacagaaactgaagcagGAGTGAGGGACAGACAACAAAGAGAACCAGGAAACCAGTCGTCTCACAACGTCGTGTCTGTGATATCACAGTTCGCAGACGATAATTTAACATTTGTGCGG AACATAAGCACTGGGCTGGCGATTGCTGGTGTTCTCATAATAGCAAGGAGTATCAAACTG ATCACCAAGTTTCAAGCTGCGTCTGAGATCCCCGCTCGTTTTATTGAGAGGAACGTCAGCCTTCGTGGGAAAGTTAATTCGATCACAGAGAAGGGACTTGAAGTGGAGCATATCCCAATTTATCTGCCGGTCCTCTCACCATTACTATCAAAGCACAAGG GCGTGGAGCTGACACCGGAGGGGAGGGTATGGCTTCAGAAGAACCTGGTTCCCACCCAAACCGTTTGGCTAAAACTGATCAGCCGTGAGGACGACATACTGCACTGTCTGGTGTCTCAAAACAGG CAGGGGTCAATGTGGAGCTACAGTATGAATGAAGAGGTCCTCCTGCTGGGTCTGGCTCGCACTGCACCCATTGCAGTAAAGCCTGACTCTCACCTTTACTGGCGTCTCCACAAACGGCTGCACAGGGCAGAGGTCAAAGCCGAGAAGAAGGGGAGGGGTCTGTGGAAGGAGGACAGCCTATGGGAAAGAGTGTCTAAGGCCGCCAAGGACAGCGCTTTATACACACTGATGAGGAGGATCTTTAAAAGGACTTGA
- the c18h3orf33 gene encoding protein C3orf33 homolog isoform X2 has protein sequence MHRENVNNMPESSRETETEAGVRDRQQREPGNQSSHNVVSVISQFADDNLTFVRNISTGLAIAGVLIIARSIKLITKFQAASEIPARFIERNVSLRGKVNSITEKGLEVEHIPIYLPVLSPLLSKHKGASMSPLLVHLAGVELTPEGRVWLQKNLVPTQTVWLKLISREDDILHCLVSQNRGSMWSYSMNEEVLLLGLARTAPIAVKPDSHLYWRLHKRLHRAEVKAEKKGRGLWKEDSLWERVSKAAKDSALYTLMRRIFKRT, from the exons ATGCATCGagaaaatgtcaacaacatgccGGAGTCTtccagagaaacagaaactgaagcagGAGTGAGGGACAGACAACAAAGAGAACCAGGAAACCAGTCGTCTCACAACGTCGTGTCTGTGATATCACAGTTCGCAGACGATAATTTAACATTTGTGCGG AACATAAGCACTGGGCTGGCGATTGCTGGTGTTCTCATAATAGCAAGGAGTATCAAACTG ATCACCAAGTTTCAAGCTGCGTCTGAGATCCCCGCTCGTTTTATTGAGAGGAACGTCAGCCTTCGTGGGAAAGTTAATTCGATCACAGAGAAGGGACTTGAAGTGGAGCATATCCCAATTTATCTGCCGGTCCTCTCACCATTACTATCAAAGCACAAGG GTGCGTCCATGTCTCCATTGCTGGTGCATCTTGCAGGCGTGGAGCTGACACCGGAGGGGAGGGTATGGCTTCAGAAGAACCTGGTTCCCACCCAAACCGTTTGGCTAAAACTGATCAGCCGTGAGGACGACATACTGCACTGTCTGGTGTCTCAAAACAGG GGGTCAATGTGGAGCTACAGTATGAATGAAGAGGTCCTCCTGCTGGGTCTGGCTCGCACTGCACCCATTGCAGTAAAGCCTGACTCTCACCTTTACTGGCGTCTCCACAAACGGCTGCACAGGGCAGAGGTCAAAGCCGAGAAGAAGGGGAGGGGTCTGTGGAAGGAGGACAGCCTATGGGAAAGAGTGTCTAAGGCCGCCAAGGACAGCGCTTTATACACACTGATGAGGAGGATCTTTAAAAGGACTTGA
- the c18h3orf33 gene encoding protein C3orf33 homolog isoform X1 — protein sequence MHRENVNNMPESSRETETEAGVRDRQQREPGNQSSHNVVSVISQFADDNLTFVRNISTGLAIAGVLIIARSIKLITKFQAASEIPARFIERNVSLRGKVNSITEKGLEVEHIPIYLPVLSPLLSKHKGASMSPLLVHLAGVELTPEGRVWLQKNLVPTQTVWLKLISREDDILHCLVSQNRQGSMWSYSMNEEVLLLGLARTAPIAVKPDSHLYWRLHKRLHRAEVKAEKKGRGLWKEDSLWERVSKAAKDSALYTLMRRIFKRT from the exons ATGCATCGagaaaatgtcaacaacatgccGGAGTCTtccagagaaacagaaactgaagcagGAGTGAGGGACAGACAACAAAGAGAACCAGGAAACCAGTCGTCTCACAACGTCGTGTCTGTGATATCACAGTTCGCAGACGATAATTTAACATTTGTGCGG AACATAAGCACTGGGCTGGCGATTGCTGGTGTTCTCATAATAGCAAGGAGTATCAAACTG ATCACCAAGTTTCAAGCTGCGTCTGAGATCCCCGCTCGTTTTATTGAGAGGAACGTCAGCCTTCGTGGGAAAGTTAATTCGATCACAGAGAAGGGACTTGAAGTGGAGCATATCCCAATTTATCTGCCGGTCCTCTCACCATTACTATCAAAGCACAAGG GTGCGTCCATGTCTCCATTGCTGGTGCATCTTGCAGGCGTGGAGCTGACACCGGAGGGGAGGGTATGGCTTCAGAAGAACCTGGTTCCCACCCAAACCGTTTGGCTAAAACTGATCAGCCGTGAGGACGACATACTGCACTGTCTGGTGTCTCAAAACAGG CAGGGGTCAATGTGGAGCTACAGTATGAATGAAGAGGTCCTCCTGCTGGGTCTGGCTCGCACTGCACCCATTGCAGTAAAGCCTGACTCTCACCTTTACTGGCGTCTCCACAAACGGCTGCACAGGGCAGAGGTCAAAGCCGAGAAGAAGGGGAGGGGTCTGTGGAAGGAGGACAGCCTATGGGAAAGAGTGTCTAAGGCCGCCAAGGACAGCGCTTTATACACACTGATGAGGAGGATCTTTAAAAGGACTTGA